CCGCCAGCCACCGTCCCTTCGAGACCCTGGGCGACGCGACCAGCGCGGCTTCCGGCCGCTTGGCCCGGCAGGTAGTGCTGCCGTTCGGCAAATCATTCGAGATCAGCGTCAAAAGCCTCAGGGTGCGCTTCTTCCGCTCGCTCATCACCGTCATGAGCCTGGTGCTGGCCGTGGCCTTCCTGGCCTTCACCCTGCTCGGGCACGACGTGGCCATGGGGCTTCTGGCCTCGGGGGATCCGTCGCTGCAGACCGACCTGGTCAAGGCCGGGTTCGACCTGGCTCCAGGGCGCTATCCCGGCAGCTACGAGGTTGCCTCCAGCGCCAAGGACCGCTGGATCGTCATCCTGTCGCTCCTGGTGTGCGCGGTGGGCATCGTCAACGCCCAGCTCATGGCGGTGACTGAACGCTTCCGCGAGATCGGCACCATGAAGTGCCTGGGCGCGCTGGACAGCTTCGTGCTGCGCTTGTTCCTCCTGGAGGCGGGCATGCAGGGGCTGGCCGGGGCCCTGGCCGGGGCGGTGATCGGCGGCCTTGTGGGGCTTCTGGCCGGGGTTCTGCGCTTCGGCCTGCCGGCGCTCTATCATCTGCACCTGGCCGACGCCGCGTCGAGCGTGGGCTGGTCGGTCCTGGTGGGCTTCGTCCTGAGCCTGATCGGGGTATCCTATCCGGCGCTGGTGGCCTCCCGGATGCCTCCGGTGGCGGCCATGCGGGCCGAGGAATGAACCATGGCTGAGAAGCACAGCATAGTCCGCGTATCGGGCGTCACCAAGTCATTCGAGCTTGGCAGGCTCACGGTCCAGGCCCTCAAGGGAGTGGACCTGTCCATCCACTCGGGGGAGTACCTGTCCATCATGGGGCCGTCGGGCTCGGGCAAGTCCACGCTGTTCAACATGATCGGCGGCCTGGACAAGCCCACCACGGGCAAGGTGTTCATCGACGAGGTGGACATCGCCCAGTTGGACGCCTACGAGCTGGCCTGGCTCCGGAACCGCAAGATCGGCTACATTTTCCAGACGTTCAACCTCATCCAGGTGATGACCGCCCTGGAAAACGTCACCCTGCCCATGACCTTCGCGGGCGTGCCCGAGGACGAGGCCGCCGAGCGCGGCCTTGGCCTGCTCGGTCTCGTAGGGCTTCGCGAGCGCCACGCCCACAGGCCCATGGAACTCTCCGGCGGGCAGCAGCAACGCGTGGCCATCGCCCGCTCCCTGGCCAACAATCCGGCCATCGTGCTGGCCGACGAACCCACCGGCAACCTGGACCTGACCACCGGCGAGGAGAT
The window above is part of the Fundidesulfovibrio terrae genome. Proteins encoded here:
- a CDS encoding ABC transporter ATP-binding protein gives rise to the protein MAEKHSIVRVSGVTKSFELGRLTVQALKGVDLSIHSGEYLSIMGPSGSGKSTLFNMIGGLDKPTTGKVFIDEVDIAQLDAYELAWLRNRKIGYIFQTFNLIQVMTALENVTLPMTFAGVPEDEAAERGLGLLGLVGLRERHAHRPMELSGGQQQRVAIARSLANNPAIVLADEPTGNLDLTTGEEIITLLKSLSRDRGVTIISATHDYKMLNVSDRVVWIRDGRIDKIEERDQLKITLGDIGAKEY
- a CDS encoding ABC transporter permease: MNDSPASHRPFETLGDATSAASGRLARQVVLPFGKSFEISVKSLRVRFFRSLITVMSLVLAVAFLAFTLLGHDVAMGLLASGDPSLQTDLVKAGFDLAPGRYPGSYEVASSAKDRWIVILSLLVCAVGIVNAQLMAVTERFREIGTMKCLGALDSFVLRLFLLEAGMQGLAGALAGAVIGGLVGLLAGVLRFGLPALYHLHLADAASSVGWSVLVGFVLSLIGVSYPALVASRMPPVAAMRAEE